The proteins below are encoded in one region of uncultured Eubacteriales bacterium:
- the def gene encoding Peptide deformylase, which produces MVREIMRDKLFLSHSSAPATPEDIATADDLLETLMAHKDGCVGMAANMIGVARRIIAFDNDGQYLVLFNPEILKKSGPYEAEEGCLSLDGTRKTKRWLSIKIKYQNREFQMRIKTFTGFSAQIIQHELDHCDGILI; this is translated from the coding sequence ATGGTTCGTGAGATCATGCGGGACAAGCTTTTTCTTTCGCATTCCTCCGCCCCGGCGACACCGGAGGACATTGCGACGGCGGACGATCTGCTGGAGACGCTGATGGCGCACAAGGACGGTTGCGTGGGCATGGCAGCCAACATGATCGGCGTTGCCCGCCGCATCATTGCTTTCGACAACGACGGGCAGTACCTGGTACTGTTCAACCCGGAGATTCTCAAAAAGTCCGGCCCCTACGAGGCGGAGGAGGGCTGTCTCTCCCTCGACGGCACCCGCAAAACGAAACGCTGGCTGTCCATAAAGATAAAATACCAAAACCGGGAATTCCAGATGCGAATCAAGACCTTTACCGGCTTTTCCGCCCAGATCATCCAGCACGAGCTCGACCACTGCGACGGGATTTTGATTTGA
- a CDS encoding putative AraC family transcriptional regulator (Evidence 3 : Function proposed based on presence of conserved amino acid motif, structural feature or limited homology) — protein sequence MDEKTLAVQRMQDYIAAHLAEPITPTQLAEAAHFSPWYAARIFRELTGLAPADYLRRLRLSKSALRLRDEKLRVIDAAYDLGFESVDGYQRAFRREFGCNPKEYALRPVPLPLFTAYGVKFREARKKEKQTMENVKSIFIQTVEKPSRKVLVRRGIKAADYFAYCEEVGCDVWGVLASMKSLCGEPVCLWLPEQCRAGKSEYVQGVEVPADYNGPVPEGFDVIDLPAATYLMFQGEPFAEEDYCEAIEALQSAMDRYEPSAIGYVWDEVNPRIQLEPRGERGYIELKAVKKE from the coding sequence ATGGACGAGAAAACGCTGGCTGTCCAGCGGATGCAGGACTATATCGCAGCCCATCTCGCAGAGCCGATCACGCCGACGCAGCTGGCGGAGGCGGCTCACTTTTCACCGTGGTATGCCGCGCGCATCTTCCGGGAGCTGACCGGGCTTGCGCCCGCCGACTACCTGCGGCGGCTGAGGCTTTCCAAGTCCGCGCTGCGGCTGCGGGATGAAAAGCTACGTGTGATCGACGCGGCCTACGACCTCGGCTTTGAGAGTGTGGACGGTTACCAGCGGGCCTTTCGCCGCGAATTTGGCTGTAATCCGAAAGAGTACGCTCTGCGCCCTGTTCCGCTCCCTCTGTTCACCGCTTACGGCGTCAAATTTCGGGAAGCGAGAAAGAAGGAGAAACAGACGATGGAAAACGTAAAAAGCATTTTCATCCAGACGGTGGAGAAGCCCTCGCGAAAGGTCCTCGTGAGGCGCGGCATAAAAGCAGCGGACTACTTCGCCTACTGCGAGGAGGTCGGCTGCGATGTTTGGGGTGTGCTCGCCAGCATGAAGTCCCTCTGCGGCGAGCCGGTGTGCCTGTGGCTGCCGGAGCAGTGCCGGGCCGGGAAATCGGAGTATGTGCAGGGCGTGGAGGTTCCGGCCGACTATAACGGCCCAGTGCCGGAGGGCTTTGACGTCATCGACCTGCCCGCGGCGACCTACCTCATGTTTCAGGGCGAGCCCTTCGCCGAGGAGGACTACTGTGAGGCGATTGAAGCGCTGCAATCGGCGATGGATCGGTACGAGCCGTCGGCCATCGGCTATGTCTGGGACGAGGTGAATCCCCGCATCCAGCTGGAGCCGCGCGGCGAGCGCGGATACATCGAGCTGAAAGCCGTCAAGAAGGAATAA